The following coding sequences lie in one Sinorhizobium fredii USDA 257 genomic window:
- the hupB gene encoding DNA-binding protein HupB, with the protein MNKNELVSAVAEKAGLSKADASSAVDAVFETIQGELKSGGDIRLVGFGNFSVSRREASKGRNPSTGAEVDIPARNVPKFTAGKGLKDAVN; encoded by the coding sequence ATGAACAAAAATGAGCTCGTGTCTGCCGTTGCGGAGAAGGCCGGACTTTCCAAGGCCGATGCGTCTTCCGCTGTTGACGCAGTGTTTGAGACCATTCAGGGCGAACTGAAGAGCGGTGGCGACATTCGTCTCGTCGGCTTCGGCAACTTCTCCGTGAGCCGTCGCGAAGCGAGCAAGGGCCGCAACCCGTCGACGGGTGCGGAAGTTGACATCCCGGCGCGCAACGTGCCGAAGTTCACGGCCGGCAAGGGCCTGAAGGACGCCGTCAACTAA
- a CDS encoding MarR family winged helix-turn-helix transcriptional regulator — MKTTFEVSDKLFELYHRVHRLVNESMTEEGVSLARSKFLFFLSKLGPCRSTDIACALNFAPRTVTEAIDGLERDRLVMRKPDPDDRRAKIVSITETGRAVLQAAEHPRKQLLEEIFSALDDEQLDQLYEIVGKLVDKTDEIRKRKEAEEEAEIAAAR, encoded by the coding sequence ATGAAGACGACATTCGAAGTCTCCGACAAGCTGTTCGAACTCTACCATCGCGTCCATCGCCTGGTAAACGAGTCGATGACCGAGGAAGGTGTATCGCTTGCCCGAAGCAAGTTCCTGTTCTTCCTGAGCAAACTCGGCCCTTGCCGCTCCACCGATATCGCCTGCGCCTTGAACTTCGCCCCCAGAACCGTGACGGAAGCGATCGACGGGCTGGAGCGCGATCGTCTGGTGATGCGCAAGCCCGATCCGGACGATCGCCGTGCAAAGATCGTCTCGATCACCGAGACCGGCCGGGCCGTCCTCCAGGCGGCGGAACATCCGCGCAAGCAACTTCTCGAGGAAATCTTCTCGGCCCTGGACGACGAGCAGCTCGATCAGCTCTACGAGATCGTTGGCAAGCTCGTCGACAAGACCGATGAAATCCGCAAGCGCAAGGAAGCGGAGGAAGAGGCCGAAATCGCTGCCGCGCGTTGA
- a CDS encoding esterase-like activity of phytase family protein, translated as MRAFSITAALATALAASTAPAARAEQVFNRIASFAVAGNLPQGADRKAPTSAEIITASDDGKTLIYTDSPGKRIGFINITDARMPKADGIVPFDGEPTSVAVADAKALVAVNTRESFTKPSGLLAVVDIATKRVDATCNLGGQPDSVAVNKDRTLAAIAIENERDEEVNDGQIPQMPAGDLVILSLKDGVADCATIKHVALTGLAEVAGEDPEPEFVAFNGKDEIALTLQENNHIVIIDGKSATVKAHFSAGTVDLNNVDAKRDGAIAFTGEQAGRKREPDAVKWLDDNRLVVANEGDYVGGARGFTIFDATGKALFESGASLEHAIAQIGHYPEKRSSAKGIEPEGLEMAQYGDDKLFFVLSERASIVGVYRDTGAEPELLQLLPSGISPEGAIAIPGRNLFATANEVDLVEDDGARAHVMIYERREGEAAYPQIRSAEKNGLPIGFGALSGLAAVEDKPGILRAVNDSVLSSQPTIFTVDATQKPALITEALPITRDGAAAQKLDIEGVANDGEGGFWLASEGNADKLYSHALFHVNKKGDIKQEIALPAELAANEIRYGFEGITAVGEGDDLTLWMAVQREWKDDEKGFVKLVSYKPAKEEWGAVRYPLDKSEEGWVGLSEISVHGDYAYLIERDNLIGEAAKLKKLYRVALADLKPAALGGELPVVKKEEVRDLIPELKSLNGYVVDKVEGFTVDAAGNGYVVTDNDGVDDSSGETLFFSIGAINAM; from the coding sequence ATGAGGGCTTTTTCCATAACCGCTGCCTTGGCCACGGCGCTGGCCGCATCGACGGCACCCGCCGCTCGGGCCGAACAGGTCTTTAACCGCATTGCATCCTTTGCCGTCGCCGGCAACCTGCCCCAAGGCGCCGACCGAAAGGCGCCGACATCGGCGGAAATCATCACCGCCAGCGACGACGGCAAGACGCTCATTTATACGGATAGCCCCGGCAAGCGCATTGGCTTCATCAACATCACCGACGCCCGGATGCCGAAGGCTGATGGCATCGTTCCCTTCGACGGCGAGCCGACGTCGGTCGCGGTCGCCGACGCGAAGGCTCTGGTCGCCGTCAACACGCGCGAAAGCTTCACCAAACCCTCCGGCCTGCTTGCCGTCGTCGATATCGCGACGAAAAGGGTTGACGCCACTTGCAATCTCGGCGGCCAGCCGGATTCCGTAGCGGTCAACAAGGATCGGACGCTTGCCGCGATCGCCATCGAGAACGAGCGCGACGAGGAGGTCAACGACGGGCAAATCCCGCAGATGCCGGCGGGCGACCTCGTGATCCTGTCGCTGAAGGACGGAGTCGCGGATTGCGCGACGATCAAGCATGTGGCGCTCACCGGACTTGCCGAAGTCGCCGGTGAGGATCCGGAGCCGGAATTCGTCGCCTTCAACGGCAAGGACGAGATTGCGCTCACCCTGCAGGAAAACAATCACATCGTCATAATCGATGGCAAGTCGGCGACGGTGAAGGCGCATTTCTCCGCCGGGACGGTGGATCTCAACAACGTCGACGCCAAGCGTGACGGCGCCATCGCCTTTACGGGCGAACAGGCTGGCCGCAAACGTGAGCCCGATGCCGTCAAATGGCTCGACGACAACCGCCTGGTGGTCGCCAATGAAGGCGACTACGTAGGCGGCGCCCGCGGCTTTACGATCTTTGACGCGACCGGCAAGGCTTTGTTCGAGTCCGGTGCTAGCCTCGAACACGCGATCGCGCAGATCGGCCACTATCCGGAGAAGCGCTCGTCGGCGAAGGGCATCGAGCCGGAAGGCCTGGAAATGGCGCAATACGGCGACGACAAGCTCTTCTTCGTGCTCTCCGAGCGCGCCTCCATCGTCGGCGTTTACCGGGACACCGGCGCGGAACCGGAACTGCTCCAGCTTCTGCCGTCCGGAATCTCGCCCGAAGGTGCGATCGCCATCCCCGGCCGCAATCTGTTTGCGACCGCCAACGAGGTCGACCTCGTCGAGGACGACGGCGCGCGGGCGCATGTGATGATCTATGAGCGCAGGGAAGGGGAGGCCGCCTACCCGCAGATTCGCTCCGCGGAGAAGAACGGTCTGCCGATCGGGTTCGGCGCGCTGTCCGGCCTTGCGGCGGTAGAGGACAAGCCGGGCATCCTCAGGGCGGTCAACGATTCCGTCCTCTCCTCGCAGCCGACGATTTTCACGGTCGATGCGACGCAGAAGCCGGCGCTGATCACCGAGGCGCTGCCGATCACCCGCGATGGCGCAGCCGCGCAAAAGCTCGACATCGAAGGCGTCGCAAATGACGGCGAAGGCGGATTCTGGCTGGCGTCCGAAGGCAACGCGGACAAGCTTTATAGCCACGCGCTCTTCCACGTGAACAAGAAGGGCGACATCAAGCAGGAGATTGCCCTTCCGGCAGAGCTCGCCGCCAACGAAATTCGCTACGGCTTCGAAGGGATCACGGCCGTTGGCGAAGGGGACGACCTGACGCTCTGGATGGCGGTTCAGCGCGAGTGGAAGGACGATGAGAAGGGCTTCGTCAAGCTCGTCTCCTACAAGCCGGCGAAGGAAGAGTGGGGCGCGGTGCGCTACCCGCTCGACAAGTCCGAGGAAGGATGGGTCGGTCTTTCGGAGATCTCCGTCCATGGCGACTACGCCTATCTCATCGAGCGCGACAATCTGATCGGCGAAGCGGCGAAGCTCAAGAAGCTCTACCGCGTCGCGCTTGCCGATCTGAAACCCGCCGCGCTCGGCGGCGAACTGCCGGTCGTCAAGAAGGAAGAGGTGCGCGATCTCATTCCCGAGCTGAAGTCGCTGAATGGCTATGTGGTCGACAAGGTGGAGGGCTTCACGGTCGATGCGGCTGGAAACGGCTACGTCGTCACGGATAATGACGGCGTCGACGACTCGTCCGGCGAGACCCTGTTCTTCTCCATTGGCGCAATTAACGCGATGTAA